From the genome of Triticum aestivum cultivar Chinese Spring chromosome 3B, IWGSC CS RefSeq v2.1, whole genome shotgun sequence, one region includes:
- the LOC123070615 gene encoding uncharacterized protein yields MSLVPNSSPSPLHSASQIQMAGTTRRPGKPAPPSHAAKRLALCLTTRLASLALLLCAAAGVLLYSKTTPASQIVGSSKESSTASTAPSSPTMETIEGARAIWELPAAPARGVLFLAHGCRCRPENFWPPSQRCPGCVGLPEDVAITDRALRRRFAVLAVASAGDCWSLGKEVGAAKRAIQSWTAKNGLGGLPVVALGASSGGYFVSRLAAKMSLAAVVMMISEGVFDPAGAPPGYPPSMFLHMPKDHKRAALVGRNAKMLRINGVEVRELQSLELPLTPTLLSDRIPGLDHGLSERIWKIFSEEGFIDDRGYMRKDGRATPWKDAVVKRGFWEEVSQWAEHIQEELNLAYGYHEMTSLQADEMFSWIEEHLS; encoded by the coding sequence ATGTCACTCGTGCCCAACTCCTCCCCGTCACCGCTCCACTCGGCCAGCCAGATCCAGATGGCTGGCACGACTCGCCGGCCGggcaagccggccccgccatctcACGCCGCGAAGCGGCTAGCACTGTGTCTGACCACCCGCCTCGCGTCGCTGGCCCTCCTCCTATGCGCCGCCGCCGGCGTCCTCCTCTACTCCAAAACCACCCCGGCGTCCCAAATCGTCGGCAGCTCAAAGGAATCCAGTACGGCGTCGACGGCGCCCTCCTCCCCGACTATGGAGACCATCGAGGGCGCGCGCGCCATCTGGGAGCTCCCTGCGGCGCCGGCCAGAGGGGTCCTCTTCTTAGCCCACGGCTGCCGCTGCCGCCCGGAGAACTTCTGGCCACCGTCCCAGCGCTGCCCCGGCTGCGTCGGGCTGCCGGAGGACGTCGCCATCACGGACCGCGCGCTAAGGAGGCGGTTCGCGGTGCTGGCAGTGGCGAGCGCCGGGGACTGCTGGTCGCTGGGGAAGGAGGTGGGCGCCGCCAAGCGGGCGATCCAGTCGTGGACCGCCAAGAACGGCCTTGGAGGCCTGCCAGTGGTCGCCCTCGGCGCGTCGTCAGGTGGGTATTTCGTCTCCCGGCTTGCGGCCAAGATGAGCCTAGCCGCCGTCGTGATGATGATCTCTGAGGGCGTGTTCGACCCGGCGGGAGCGCCGCCGGGCTATCCGCCGTCCATGTTCCTTCACATGCCGAAGGACCATAAGAGGGCCGCGCTAGTGGGAAGGAATGCGAAGATGCTGAGGATCAATGGCGTTGAGGTGAGGGAGCTTCAGAGCCTGGAGCTTCCTCTGACGCCGACGCTGCTGTCCGATAGGATACCAGGGCTGGATCATGGGTTGTCCGAAAGGATTTGGAAGATTTTCAGTGAGGAAGGGTTCATTGATGATAGAGGGTACATGAGGAAGGATGGCCGGGCAACTCCATGGAAGGATGCAGTGGTGAAGAGGGGGTTCTGGGAGGAGGTATCCCAGTGGGCTGAGCACATCCAGGAGGAGCTGAATCTTGCTTATGGATACCATGAGATGACAAGC